From a single Photobacterium gaetbulicola Gung47 genomic region:
- a CDS encoding hypothetical protein (COG1355), with protein sequence MNTRPPAVAGQFYSRSAATLKTQMDKWLKACQHGTPVRAIIVPHAGYMFSGNVAAEAYRYLLPEAERIRRVILIGPSHRYYFQGCAIPAADYFQTPLGQVKIDTQLVEKLKEIEDIEVSDQVHALEHCLEVQLPFLQSCLHDFTLLPLLTSNVSPTKVAKLIDTLWQGDDCLLVVSSDLSHFHSYAEAQRIDSQTCKMIDNYEPTLAPEQACGSTGINTLLLLAKQRGYTLTRKTLINSGDTDAGDKERVVGYVSYLVSEPQ encoded by the coding sequence ATGAATACACGTCCTCCAGCCGTTGCAGGCCAGTTCTATTCCCGCTCAGCGGCTACCCTGAAAACACAAATGGATAAATGGCTTAAGGCCTGCCAACATGGTACCCCGGTCCGGGCCATTATAGTGCCCCACGCCGGGTATATGTTTTCGGGCAACGTCGCCGCCGAAGCCTACCGTTACCTGCTGCCAGAAGCCGAACGAATTCGCCGGGTGATCCTTATAGGCCCCAGTCACCGCTACTATTTCCAAGGCTGTGCCATTCCCGCGGCGGATTATTTTCAAACACCATTAGGTCAAGTCAAAATCGACACACAATTGGTTGAAAAGCTGAAGGAAATAGAAGATATTGAAGTATCGGATCAGGTTCATGCCCTAGAGCACTGCCTCGAAGTGCAATTGCCTTTCCTGCAGTCATGTTTACATGACTTCACCCTGTTACCGCTCTTAACCAGTAATGTAAGCCCAACAAAAGTCGCCAAGCTCATTGATACCCTTTGGCAAGGTGACGACTGTCTACTCGTTGTCAGTAGTGATTTGAGTCACTTCCACTCCTATGCGGAAGCCCAGCGTATTGACAGCCAGACCTGCAAGATGATTGACAACTACGAGCCAACTCTCGCTCCTGAGCAAGCTTGTGGTTCAACAGGCATTAATACATTGCTATTGCTAGCCAAACAAAGGGGATACACACTTACTCGTAAAACACTAATAAACTCTGGCGACACTGACGCCGGAGATAAGGAGAGAGTCGTAGGATATGTCAGCTATCTCGTTTCAGAACCTCAATAA
- a CDS encoding hypothetical protein (COG2078), translated as MSAISFQNLNKGELTQLLDVARDAIRGHFSDDLPQPPQLDLYSKKLLQPGACFVTLTVNGQLQGCLGTTVAHSPLVMEVHNKARASAYQDRRFMPLVEEQLDDLMVEVSVLSQPEDLAVDSEQALVDYLDNNKVGVILSDNHRQALFLPQVWEQLPNPKDFIRQLKLKAGWNSVYWSPSMKVQVFKVSSISGKYYY; from the coding sequence ATGTCAGCTATCTCGTTTCAGAACCTCAATAAAGGTGAGCTAACCCAACTTTTGGATGTGGCTCGTGATGCCATTCGTGGCCACTTCTCTGATGATCTTCCCCAGCCTCCACAGCTTGATTTATATAGCAAGAAACTACTTCAGCCCGGAGCCTGCTTTGTTACCCTTACCGTAAATGGTCAGCTTCAAGGGTGCCTGGGCACCACTGTCGCACACTCTCCACTGGTAATGGAAGTACACAACAAAGCCCGAGCAAGTGCCTATCAAGACCGCCGATTTATGCCGCTGGTCGAAGAACAACTTGATGACTTGATGGTGGAAGTCTCGGTTCTTTCCCAACCAGAAGATCTCGCTGTCGACTCTGAGCAAGCACTCGTTGACTATCTGGACAATAACAAAGTCGGCGTTATCCTGTCGGATAATCATCGCCAAGCTTTGTTCTTGCCACAAGTTTGGGAGCAACTGCCAAATCCCAAAGACTTCATCCGCCAACTGAAATTAAAAGCCGGCTGGAACAGCGTTTACTGGTCTCCATCGATGAAAGTGCAGGTGTTCAAAGTCAGTAGTATCAGTGGTAAGTATTACTACTAG
- a CDS encoding putative alkylated DNA repair protein (COG3145), with protein sequence MYWQPHFLERSVAEQCFEQLNQELDWQQQKIRMFGREVLQPRLQAWCGDAVYTYSGLTMQPDPWSPTLQVIRQQLVSLLDVNFNSVLANQYRNGHDYMGWHQDNEPELGEQPVIASVSLGAPRRFVLRHRQTKEKREYLLTSGSLLVMAGELQHYWQHTVPKTRRPTAARINLTFREIMG encoded by the coding sequence GTGTATTGGCAACCGCACTTTCTAGAGCGCAGCGTGGCTGAGCAATGCTTTGAACAACTCAACCAGGAGCTGGATTGGCAGCAGCAGAAAATCAGGATGTTTGGCCGTGAAGTGCTGCAACCGCGGTTGCAGGCCTGGTGTGGTGATGCGGTTTATACCTATTCGGGCTTGACTATGCAGCCTGATCCCTGGAGCCCGACCTTGCAGGTTATCCGCCAGCAACTAGTGTCGCTGCTGGATGTTAATTTTAATTCGGTATTGGCGAACCAGTACCGCAATGGCCACGATTATATGGGCTGGCATCAGGATAATGAGCCTGAGCTTGGTGAACAGCCTGTGATCGCTTCCGTCAGCTTAGGTGCCCCCAGGCGTTTTGTCTTGCGCCATCGGCAAACCAAGGAAAAAAGAGAGTACCTGCTCACCAGTGGCTCGTTGCTGGTGATGGCGGGAGAGTTGCAGCATTATTGGCAACACACGGTACCGAAAACACGGCGGCCGACAGCGGCGCGTATTAATCTCACTTTTCGGGAGATCATGGGCTAG
- a CDS encoding methylcitrate synthase (COG0372) produces MPDSLKPLGGEGLRGQTAGSTALCTVGKTGTGLTYRGYDISDLAKHAEFEEVAYLLLKGKLPTRAELAAYKTKLISYRGLPLALKLVLEQIPADAHPMDVMRTGCSMLGNLEQEHGFTEEYDKADRLLALLPAIICYWYRYSHHGVKIETYCDQDSIAGYFLKMLTGKTPTDLHRQVMHCSLILYAEHEFNASTFAARVCASTLSDIYSCVCAAIGTLRGPLHGGANEAAMDMIEQWQTLDEAESGIMAMLANKEKIMGFGHAIYRESDPRNALIKAWSEQLAKDANDPVLYDISVRVEAVMKREKNLFCNADFFHASAYHFMAIPTKLFTPIFVMSRVTGWAAHVFEQRDHNRIIRPSADYIGPEHQEWIPIDERH; encoded by the coding sequence ACTTACCGAGGTTATGATATTTCTGACTTGGCCAAGCATGCTGAGTTTGAAGAGGTTGCCTACCTGCTGTTGAAAGGAAAATTGCCAACCCGTGCGGAACTTGCCGCCTACAAAACCAAGCTGATTTCATACCGCGGTTTGCCGCTGGCGTTGAAGCTGGTGCTGGAGCAAATTCCAGCCGATGCCCATCCGATGGATGTAATGCGCACGGGGTGCTCCATGTTGGGAAACCTTGAACAGGAGCACGGCTTTACCGAAGAGTACGATAAAGCCGATAGATTGCTTGCGTTGTTACCAGCCATTATCTGCTACTGGTATCGCTACAGTCACCACGGGGTGAAGATAGAAACCTATTGCGATCAAGACAGCATTGCCGGCTATTTTTTAAAAATGCTCACAGGCAAGACGCCGACGGATTTGCATAGGCAGGTGATGCACTGTTCATTGATTTTATATGCCGAGCACGAGTTCAATGCCTCGACGTTTGCCGCTCGGGTCTGTGCGTCGACCCTGTCTGATATCTATTCGTGCGTCTGTGCGGCAATCGGCACTTTGCGAGGCCCGTTGCATGGCGGTGCCAATGAGGCTGCCATGGATATGATTGAGCAGTGGCAGACCCTAGATGAAGCGGAATCAGGCATCATGGCAATGCTGGCGAATAAAGAGAAAATCATGGGGTTTGGCCATGCCATTTATCGCGAGTCCGACCCTCGCAATGCGCTGATCAAAGCATGGTCAGAACAGTTGGCTAAAGATGCCAATGATCCTGTTCTCTATGATATTTCGGTCAGGGTCGAAGCGGTGATGAAGCGAGAGAAGAATTTGTTCTGTAACGCCGATTTTTTCCATGCTTCGGCGTATCACTTCATGGCAATACCAACCAAATTGTTCACGCCTATTTTTGTCATGAGCAGGGTGACTGGGTGGGCAGCCCACGTGTTCGAACAGCGGGATCATAACCGTATTATCCGTCCGAGTGCTGACTATATCGGCCCAGAGCACCAAGAATGGATACCGATAGATGAACGCCATTAG